Within Actinosynnema pretiosum, the genomic segment AAGTCCACCCTGCTCGGGGCGATCCTCGGCCGCGTCCCGCTGGACGCGGGGGAGCGGTCCGAGGGCAGCGTGGTGATCGGCGAGATCGACCAGGTGCGCGGCGCGTTCAGCGGGTCCACCCCGGTGCTGGACGTGGTCGTGGCGGCCACCGGGCTGGCCGAGGCCGAGGCCAGGACGCTGCTGGCCAAGTTCCGGGTCGGCGCGGACGTCGTGCTCCGGCCCGCCGGGACCCTCTCGCCCGGCGAGCGCACCAGGGCCGCCCTCGCGCTCCTGCAGGCCAGGGGCACCACCTGCCTGGTGCTGGACGAGCCGACCAACCACCTCGACCTCGCCGCGATCGAGCAGCTGGAGCAGGCGCTCGCCGAGTACGCCGGGACCGTGCTGCTGATCACCCACGACCGCCGTCTGGCCACGTCGGTCGGGGTGGACCACGCGCTCGACGTCCGGAGCCTGGCAAGATGAGGCAATGGGCACCGAGGAGGACTGGCCGGTAGAGCAGACGTGGTCGATGCGCAACACGCACTGGCACGCCTACGTCGAGCACACCTCGCTCGACAGCGCCTCACCGCGCGCCGAACGCCTGGAGCGCGCGCCCGAGGAGGTGCTCACCACGCCGACCGAGGTCGCCGCCTGGCTGGAGGTCAACCTCCGCAGCGCCACCAAGCCCGAGGAGAGCGGCAAGAAGCGCGCGAAGGACGAGCGCGACTTCTCCGACTCGCACCGGGTGCACGTCTCGCTGGCCTCGCGCGGCGAGTCGATCTACACCGGGGTGAAGGGGATGCTGACCCTCGCGGTCGAGGCGGTCACCCCCGACGACTGCCGCAGCTCGCACGACGGGGCCGACGTCGCCCCGCTGAAGGCGGGCCGCCGCCGCTAGGCGCGACGGCGATCCCGGTGGGGCCCGGCGATCACACCGACCAGGTGTGCACCGGCTCCCCCTCGTGCATCCGCTCCACGTACCTGGCCAGCATCCCGGCCAGCGCCCCCTCGCGGCCCGCGCCGCGCTCCTCCAGCCCGGCGACGACCTCCCGCTGCCACAGCGCCCCCGTCCGCCCGGCCAGGCAGCGCGCCTCGATCACGCCGAGGTAGCGCTCCCGCGCCTCGTCGGACACCCCGCAGTCGCGCAGCCCCTCGTGGGCCAGCGGGAGGAGGCGGCGCAGCACCAGCTCGTCGGGCGGGACCCAGCCGATGCCGGGCCAGTACAGCTGGGCGTTCATGCCGTGCCTGGCGCCCGCGTAGAGGTTCTCCTCCGCCGCCTGGAACGACATCTGGGTCCACAGCGGACGCTCCATCGAGGACAGCGCCCGCTGCGCGCCGTAGAAGAACGCCGCGTTCGCGAGCGTGTCCAGCACGGTCGGGCCCGCGGGCAGCACCCGGTTCTCGATCCGCAGGTGCGGCACCCCGGCCACCACGTCGTACACCGGCCGGTTCCACCGCCACACCGTGCCGTTGTGCAGCCGCAGCTCCGTCATCCTCGGCGTGCCGCCGGAGCCGAGCACGTCCACCGGGTCCTCGTCGCCGGTCTCCGGCAGCAGCGCGGGGAAGTAGCGGACGTTCTCCTCGAACAGGTCGAAGATCGAGGTGATCCACCGCTCCCCGAACCACACCCTCGGCCGCACGCCCTGGTTCTGCAGCTCCTGCGGCCGGGTGTCGGTGGCCTGCTGGAACAGCGGGATGCGGGTCTCGTGCCACAGCGCCCTGCCCAGCAGGAACGGCGAGTTCGCCGCGATCGCCACCTGCACGCCCGCCAGGCACTGCGCGGCGTTCCAGTGCGCCGCGAAGTCCTCCGGCGCGACCTGCAGGTGCAGCTGCACCGACGTGCAGGCCGCCTCCGGCAGGATCGACTCGCTGCGGCTGAGCAGCCGCTCCGCGTCCCGCCCCGGCAGCGGCGCGCCCTCCAGCGACAGCACCAGCTCCTCGCCCCGCGCGGCGAAGATCTGGTCGTTGAGCAGCGAGTAGCGCGGGTTGTGCGAGAGCCAGCGGCGGTCGAAGTGCTCGGGGCGCAGCGTCGGCAGCACCCCGATCATCACCAGGCTCGCCCCCGCGTCCTGCGCCTTGGCGTCCGCGACGCCGAGCAGCGCCCGCAGGTCCCGCTCCAGGCCCAGGGTGTGGTCACCGGCCAGCTCGCGCGGGGGGACGTTCAGCTCCAGGTTGTGCTGGCCCAGCTCCAGGGTGAACGCCGGGTCGTCGATCTTCTCCAGGACCTCGGCGTTGCGCATCGCGGGCAGCCCGGCGCGGTCGGCCAGGTTCAGCTCGATCTCCAGGCCCATCTGCTGGCGGGGGAACGAGAAGCAGTCCTCGGCGAGCATCGTGCCCAGCGCGTCCAGGCAGCGCTGGACCCGCTCGCGGTAGTGCCTGCGGTCTTCTCCGGTGAACGTCCGAGTGGACACGTCCCTACCCATGCCGCCTCCCCTTCGCTCGGGCTTCACGGCGGGCTCAAGGAGGCCCAACCGTGACACAGCACCCCGGAACCTGCCAGCGCCCAAATCGGTGCTCTCTGTCACATGGCGGTAACAATGAGCGAGAATGTGCAGGTTACAGGCTTGCGATTCCGCCCTCTGGACTACGAGCGACACTCGCAGTGCGAGACTGTCCGGGTGGCCGAGGTGATCGAGATCGACGACCCGGACGACCCCCGGCTGGACGACTTCCGGGACCTGTCGACCGCTGACCGCCGCCCCGACCGGCCGGGTGGGCGCGGCCTGGTCATCGCCGAGGGCGTCGTGGTCGTGGAGCGGCTGCTGGCGTCCCCGTACCCGGTGCGCGCGGTGCTCGGCGTGCGGCGGCGGGTGGAGGCGCTGGGCGAGCTGCCCGCGCCCGCCTACGTGACCTCGGCCGACGTGATGGCGCGGGTGGTGGGCTTCCACCTCAACCGGGGCGTGCTGGCCGCCGCCGACCGCGCGCCGCAGCCCTCGCTGGAGGAGCTGGCCGCCGGGCGGCGGCTGGCCGTGCTGGAGGGCGTCGGCGACCACGAGAACCTGGGTGCGCTGTTCCGCAACGCCGCCGCGCTCGGCATCGACGGGGTGGTGCTGGGGCCGGGGTGCAGCGACCCGCTGTACCGGCGCAGCGTCCGGGTGTCGATGGGGCACGTGCTGCGGGTGCCGTTCGCCGCGGTGGACGACTGGCCGGGTGGGCTGAAGTTGTTGCAGGACAAGGGATTCGTCGTCGCCGCGCTCACCCCGAGGGTGGGCTCGGTCGAGCTGCCGGACGCCGGGCTGCGCGGGCGGCGGGTCGCCGTGCTGCTCGGCTCGGAGGGGCCGGGGCTCACCGAGGAGGCGATCGGCGCGGCCGACGTGGCGGTGCGCATCCCCATGTCGCCGGGGGTCGACTCGCTGAACGTGGCCACCGCCGCCGCTGTCGCCTTCTACGCGATCGCCTGAACGCGCTACGTTCTCCCCGTCGAGCTGAAGGAGGCGCTTTCGTGGAACTGCGGGTCCAGGAAGGCAGGGCCGTGCTCGCCGGGCACGACGGGGCCGAGGAGCGCGAGGTCGACCCGCGCTCCCTGCCGCTCGGCGCGGGACTGGCCGACGCGCTGCACGAGTGGGCGAAGGTCGCCGAGGCCGTGCTCCGGGCGGACAGCGCCTCCGAGGCGCCCGCCGGGGAGCTGGTGACGCGGCGCGGGCGGCAGCTGGCCGTCCGGCTGGCGGCGGACATGGGCACCTCGGTGGAGTTCACCGATCCGGTGACGGGCGAGTCCCAGCGGGTGGAGGCGCCGCCCCCGGAGGAGGGGGCGCGGGAGCCAGGGGAGTCGCCGGGGTCGCCGGGGTCGCTGGAGTCGTCGGGGTCGCTGGAGTCGTCGGGGTCCGGGGAGTCGTGGGAGTCGTCCGGTGCCGGGGAGTCCCACGAGTCGCGGCGGGGGCGGGGCAGGCACGCGGCGACCTCGACGGCCACCGGGCTGTCGGCGGTCCCCGGCGTCGGGCAGCACGCCTCGGTGGCGGACGAGCCGACCCCGTGGGGCACCGGGCTGACCGTCACGGTGTTCACGGCGGCCGTGGTCGCGGTGACCGTGGTGTCGCTGTCGCTCGGGCTCAACGAGACCAGCGGGTGGCTGGCCGTGCTGGCGAACGCGCTGGTGGTCGGGGGCATCTCGCCGTCGGTGTGGCTGGGGCGGAAGGTCCCGGTGTGGCGGTGGGTGTCCTACGGCGTGGTGGTCGGGGTGGTCGCCGCCTGGGTGGCGTTGCTGGCGGCGCTGCTCTAGGACGGGTGCGGTGGAGCTGACTGCGGAGCTGGTGGTGTCCGGGCTGCGGGTCGGTGGACCCGCGGTCTCGCCGGACGGCCGGTCGGTCGTGTTCGCGGCCCGAGGGGTCGGCGACGGGGCCGAGGAGCGGCCGGAGGGGCTGCGCTGGTGCGGCGAGCCCGCTGAGCTGGTGTTCCGGGTCGGCGGGCAGCTGTGCGCGGTCGGGGCCAGCGGGCCCGCGCGGGTGCTGGCCGACCTGCCGGAGGGGGTGCGGTGGCACCTGCCGCTGGCGTCCGGCGAGGTGGCGCTGGCCGTGCCGGGGCCCGGCGGGGCGGCGCGGCTCAGCCTGCTCGACCCGGTGAGCGGGGTGTCGCGGGCGGTGGACCTGGGGGAGCGGCACGTCGCGGAGGCGGCGCAGCGCCCGGACGGCGGGCCGCTGGCGGTGCTGACCTGGGAGGGGCCGGGGTACGACCCTGGGTTGTTGCGGCCACGGGTGCACCTGGTGGACCTGGTCGACCTGGCGGTGCGCGACCTGGGGCCGGTGGCCGCGGGGGCGCGGTCGCCCGCGTGGTGGCGCTCGGGCGACCGGTGGCGGCTGGCGCACCTGGCGCTGACGCCGCCGGGGTTGCAGGCCGGGATGGCGGTGTTCGACGCGGAGGTCCCGGAGAGCGGGGCGATCGCGGGGCACGTCAACCGGACGGCGGGGCTGGCGGCGTGCCCGCTGGAGCTGGTGCAGGTCGAGCGCGGGGCGCCGCTGGTGCTGGTCGCGGCCGGGTTGGACACCGAGATCCACCGGCTTGGCGAGGCCGGGTTGACGCTGCTGGCCAGGCACGAGGCGCGGGTGGAGCGGCTGGCCGCGGACGGGACCGGCGAGGTCGTGGCGGCGGTGGTGAGCCGGGGGGACGCGCCGCCGGACGTGTGCTCGGGGCCGGTGGGCGGGGAGCTCAGCCGGGTCAGCGACAGCAGGCCGGAGCTGCGCGGGATCCGCTGGGGGGAGCGGCTGCGGCTGTCGTGCTCGGCGCCGGACGGGGTGGAGCTGGACGGGCTGCTAGTGCTGCCGCCGGGGCGGGGGGAGTTGGACGGGCCCTTCCCGCTGGTGGTGCTGCCGCACGGGGGGCCGTACGACCGGCAC encodes:
- a CDS encoding glutamate-cysteine ligase family protein; translation: MGRDVSTRTFTGEDRRHYRERVQRCLDALGTMLAEDCFSFPRQQMGLEIELNLADRAGLPAMRNAEVLEKIDDPAFTLELGQHNLELNVPPRELAGDHTLGLERDLRALLGVADAKAQDAGASLVMIGVLPTLRPEHFDRRWLSHNPRYSLLNDQIFAARGEELVLSLEGAPLPGRDAERLLSRSESILPEAACTSVQLHLQVAPEDFAAHWNAAQCLAGVQVAIAANSPFLLGRALWHETRIPLFQQATDTRPQELQNQGVRPRVWFGERWITSIFDLFEENVRYFPALLPETGDEDPVDVLGSGGTPRMTELRLHNGTVWRWNRPVYDVVAGVPHLRIENRVLPAGPTVLDTLANAAFFYGAQRALSSMERPLWTQMSFQAAEENLYAGARHGMNAQLYWPGIGWVPPDELVLRRLLPLAHEGLRDCGVSDEARERYLGVIEARCLAGRTGALWQREVVAGLEERGAGREGALAGMLARYVERMHEGEPVHTWSV
- a CDS encoding TrmH family RNA methyltransferase, translating into MAEVIEIDDPDDPRLDDFRDLSTADRRPDRPGGRGLVIAEGVVVVERLLASPYPVRAVLGVRRRVEALGELPAPAYVTSADVMARVVGFHLNRGVLAAADRAPQPSLEELAAGRRLAVLEGVGDHENLGALFRNAAALGIDGVVLGPGCSDPLYRRSVRVSMGHVLRVPFAAVDDWPGGLKLLQDKGFVVAALTPRVGSVELPDAGLRGRRVAVLLGSEGPGLTEEAIGAADVAVRIPMSPGVDSLNVATAAAVAFYAIA
- a CDS encoding DUF2537 domain-containing protein; translation: MELRVQEGRAVLAGHDGAEEREVDPRSLPLGAGLADALHEWAKVAEAVLRADSASEAPAGELVTRRGRQLAVRLAADMGTSVEFTDPVTGESQRVEAPPPEEGAREPGESPGSPGSLESSGSLESSGSGESWESSGAGESHESRRGRGRHAATSTATGLSAVPGVGQHASVADEPTPWGTGLTVTVFTAAVVAVTVVSLSLGLNETSGWLAVLANALVVGGISPSVWLGRKVPVWRWVSYGVVVGVVAAWVALLAALL
- a CDS encoding prolyl oligopeptidase family serine peptidase, which gives rise to MELTAELVVSGLRVGGPAVSPDGRSVVFAARGVGDGAEERPEGLRWCGEPAELVFRVGGQLCAVGASGPARVLADLPEGVRWHLPLASGEVALAVPGPGGAARLSLLDPVSGVSRAVDLGERHVAEAAQRPDGGPLAVLTWEGPGYDPGLLRPRVHLVDLVDLAVRDLGPVAAGARSPAWWRSGDRWRLAHLALTPPGLQAGMAVFDAEVPESGAIAGHVNRTAGLAACPLELVQVERGAPLVLVAAGLDTEIHRLGEAGLTLLARHEARVERLAADGTGEVVAAVVSRGDAPPDVCSGPVGGELSRVSDSRPELRGIRWGERLRLSCSAPDGVELDGLLVLPPGRGELDGPFPLVVLPHGGPYDRHADGFALDWHPSAQWLAHAGFAALLPNPRGGAGRGHEFAAAVAGRVGHEELTDLLALLDHVVGLGVADPERVGIAGWSHGGYLAAWAVATTDRFAAALVGAGVSDWGRQGAEGEWGAFDAALACGEAEDHDPVARAAGIRAPVLLVHGAEDVNVPVSQAELLRDALVEHGVEHELVVYEGEGHVIEGVEQQVDLLERTREWFTRWLVGEGVGADGGRGGGRA